The Anoplopoma fimbria isolate UVic2021 breed Golden Eagle Sablefish unplaced genomic scaffold, Afim_UVic_2022 Un_contig_12206_pilon_pilon, whole genome shotgun sequence region ATAAGAGAAATAACGGTGCCAGGCTTTGAGTCTTCGGATACAGTATTTGACAGTGATGTCACATCTATTTCCGGTGGATTGTCGTTAACGTCTTTTATCTTTATAATGACTCTACACTCACCTGCTAGTGGAGGTGTTCCTTTATCTGATGCCTCAACATCCAGTTCATATGCGTCGTTTTCCTCATAGTCCACCACCCCTTTAACTCTAATTTCTCCAGTTAATTTGTCCAATTCAAACATTTCATAGACTTTCCGCCTCAAGGTTTTTCCAAGGCTGTACTCAATTTCCCCGTTAGTACCTTCATCAAGATCTGTTGCATTCATTCTAAATACTGAAGTACCGAcagcaacattttcatttattacaaTTTGGTAAATTTCCTGACTAAACATCGGACGATTATCATTACTGTCAAGAACAATAATAGAAACATTAAGTTTCCCTGTTTTTGGAGGTTTACCTCCATCAACTGCTGTAACCACTAGcgtgtgtttgttcttttgttctCTGTCTAAAGGTTTCTTCAGCACTAAAAATGGAATCTTATCCACATCGCTTTGACGAATATTTACATCAAAATGTTCATTTGACGTCAAAGTATATGTGCGAATAGAGTTAATGCCAGCGTCGGGATCACGAGCAGTGTGCAGTTGAAATCGCCGTCCTGGCAATGTATGCTCAGCTATTTCAAATATCTGTTCTGTTTCGGGAAAAATAGGAGAGTGATCATTTACATCAGTAATTTCTACAATTACATAGTGTATTTCCAGAGGATTTTCAACGAGGATTTTTAGCTCCATCAGGCAAGCGCCGCTGCCCTGACAGAGCTCCTCTCTGTCGATGTGTTTGTCGACGTACAATGCCCCGTTATTCTGGTTTACCTCAAAAATAGCGTCCTTACTTCCAGATACAACACGGAACCGTCGAGCAAGCAAAGAGTTGATGTCAAGGCCAAGATCCTTCGCAACATTTCCAACAACAGTCCCCTCTTGTACCTCCTCAGGAATAGAGTACCTTATCTGAGCCAAAGCCGTTTTTCCGAAAAGGAGTAGAGCCAAATAAAAAGCAAACCAGGAGCAGTCCTTTGTCCGAGATCTTGTATCGATCCCCATCGTTATCCAACAGCACATACACGCACAGGAGGTTGTTACTTCAACAAACAATTATCTATGTCCAGCACTCAGAGTGTCgcacattttcaaaaagcaaAGCGTGATTCCATCGGCTCGTGTGCTTGATTCAAATACCTTCTTTGCACTGTTCAGTCGGAAACAAAAGCCTTGAAAGGGGAGGGATAAAGTCGTCTCTGGCTTACCGATGTAATAGTGACACCCAGAGGTAAATAGCAAACTGcactattttaataaaatacactttgaAGTCCTGCATACTTTTATAGGGCCTCTATGTTTCTTTAACATCACATGTCTGTTTGACACAATCATCCGTTTCAGCACCATAGACAGCAACCTCCAGAACACGCACAGCCTTTCCCTCTAATAATACAAGTAGTTCAGTATTATTACAACTAGGTGCATATTGCTCAAACAACTCGACAGAAATACTGCAACATCTTCAAATTGTTAATTCAGTTGGTTAGAAGTTGGAATAGTATCAGACACAAATGTCAAAAAGCCACTACACACATATTCCCAAATTCATAAATTCATCTTTGGGCttggaaacaggaaaacaattttcatttcagcaccatggacagtgGTTATAATCAAGGGAAGACATCATTGAAGGAACAGCAGAGAGCACAGAGTAGCTGCTATCTAAACACATAGAGCATTTTACTACATCGACTTGTATTCTAAAATAATTCTCAATATATATAATCACTTTGTATGATAAACGAGACATGAACATGATAGAAACTCAAACTTTGTTCAAAGTTATATTTGGTACTGGTCTCTACGCAAAAGGCTTGGGAGACACAATAAGAAGCAAACTTTGCGCAAAGCACAAACAAGAATTAAACGCTTGTATTCtgcataaaatgttgtttttaatgtcttacctctccaggtgtcctccTGTCAGGGAGCATTAGAGTGTTCGCATGGCTGCCCGGGACTATAGTAGATCCTATACTCATTCTGGGTCCCACTAACATGTAGCGTTTTTCTCCAGATCTGTACTGGATGCTGTGACACAGTGTCCCGTCATAATTAGTCTCTTGTAAATATTTAGAAGTGTACTCTGTGGATTTAGAGCACTGCATTGCAATCAGCACGATgatactgatgagaaaaagtgttgagactgagcccaaagttatcatcaggtaaaaagtcacattactgtcctcatcatcctttgttgcacttttaacatcagaagcagcaaaagcctctttgggctccacaactttgaccatcacagtagctgttgctgagagtgagacgttcccattgtctttcaccagtatgaccagtttatgctcagcctcgtctgtctctgtgaatgagcGAAGTGTTCTGATCCGTCCTGTATAGCGGTCCAAACCAAAGAGACTGTGGTCAGtaacttcctgcagtgaaaacagtaaccAGCCGTTATATCCTATATCAGCGTCATAGGCTCTGACTTTAGTCACCAGGTGTCCTGCGTTCACATTGCGGGGAatctcctccacaccttcagcagaaccgttagagctgactggatacaggatgactggagcgttgtcgttctgATCCAGAATGAACACGTTCACTGTGACGTTGCTGCTTAGTGACGGAGTTCCAGAATCTGAGGCAACAACTTGGAACTGGAACGTTTTCagagtttcaaagtcaaaacttttTAGAGCGGAAATCTTTCCATTTTCAGAATGAATATTGAGAAAAGATGCCATATCATTATGACCGCCTTTCCCTCTAATTATAGAATAGGACACTGCTGCATTGTCGTTTAAGTCTTTATCAATTGCACTCACAGAAAATATTGATGCGCCAGGAGCATTGTTTTCCGTCAAGTATAATTCCAAGGGACTGTGTGGGAACTCTGGGGTGTTGTCATTCACATCTGAAACCTGAATAGTCAAAGTTTTGAATGTAGAAAGTGGAGGCTCACCATAATCTATAGCGATTATTGAAATGTCATAGTGTGAAACTGTTTCTCTGTCCAACGTTTCTTTTGTCACTAAAGagtacatgttttctttaaacgaCGGTTTTAATTCAAATGGTACATTCCCCGTCAGACTGCACATGACTTTGCCATTCAGACCCGAATCAAGGTCTGTAACACTAATTAGAGAGATCACGGTCCCATGTTTTGAATCCTCTGGAACCATGCTAGATATTGATGTCACCTCTATTTCTGGTTTATTGTCATTGACATCTTGGATCTTTATTATAACTCTGCAGTCCGTTGTTGTCGGGGGCTGACCTCTGTCATAGGCTTGGACGTCTAACTTGAAAACATCAGCTGTCTCATAGTCAATTTGTCCTTTAACTCGAATCTCGCCTGTATGTCTGTCTAGAGTAAATAACTCCAACACCTTAGAATTAATGTCACCTCCAAAGGCGTACTCGACATCCCCATTAGCTCCCTCGTCGAGGTCAGTTGCTTGGACTTTTATTACAATCGTTTCTAAAGCAACATTTTCTTGTAATATCACAGAATAAACCTCCTTGGAAAAAGTAGGTCTGTTATCATTGATATCGAGAACCTTTACGGTAAGATTAAGATTAGCAGATTTTAGTGGTGTGCCTCCATCCATTGCGGTTAAAATCAAGCAATGGTTCGTTTTCTGCTCTCTGTCCAAGGGCCGCTGCAACACTAAGAAGGGGATTTTATCTTCTCCCCTTTCTCGAATTTCAAGATTAAAATTATCGTTTTGACTTAGTTTATAGCGCTGGACTGAATTTATTCCAACATCTGGGTCGCGTGCGCCTGGTAACTGAAATCGTGCTCCTGGCAAAGTGGTCTCTGTTATTTCTAGAACCTTTTCTTTCTCGACAAACGTCGGTGCATGATCATTTACATCCGTTATTTCCACTGTGACATAATGAATCTCAAGTGGATTTTCAACAACGATTTTCAGATCTATTAAACAATCATCATTTCCATCGCAGAGCTTTTCCCTATCGAGATTCTTGTGGACATACAAAGCGCCATTGTTCGGGTTTACCTCGAATAGCGCGTCCTGAGGTCCAGACACAATACGAAAACGCCTGTTTGTCAAAGTACTGACATCAAGGCCCAAATCCTTGgcaacatttccaataactgcTCCCAGTTTAACTTCCTCCGGAGTCGAGTATTTTATTTGAGCTGAAATCAGCTCACCAAAGCcaaacaggagagagaaaagcagaggaCCCGACCAAGACGTCATTCTGCCTCTTTGTCCTGTGTTTCCTTTGGTGTAATCATTTGAAATAGCATCCACAAATATCTTCCTCTTCAATCGCCTCTAGTTGTCCGGAGAatgtatttcagaaaaaaacacgtTCGCGACGGAAAGATCAAATCTGAAACGAGGGCATTGTTTGCGTCCGAGCTGGAATACACAATTTAAAAGATGGGCAGAGTCTATTCCGACTGAAACCTTAGCTATTCTCTAATGTAACACTGACACCCAGTGGACCACCACATGCCTTTGTTTAGTAtaaagtagaaagaaaatataaaacatggaATAGAACATCTTCTGTACAAAGTGTCTCACAAATGCTACATTTTGAGGTTATGAGcgacaaatgaaacaaacaggtTGCAATGGCTCAGTAGCCAGTTGGCTATCACCAAAAGTATTTCCATGACTATAATAGAGTCTAACATACATAACGCAAACTTCCATCAAACTTTAATCACCAGGGACAGCGCAATAGTCTTACCATGGTCGATTAGCTTAACTAAGTACATGTTTAagtatcacaaaaaaaatactctctCTTCTAGTCTAGatacttttaaaacacaacGAGAGCAAAATCATCAAAACCAGACTTCAGTACCATAGACAGCGTTTCTCAATATGTTATGCTGACCAAACCACATAGCAACAATTAAGCTCTTTTGCGAACATTTTCTTCTAAAAACTAACCACAATATTAATTTAGACCAGTATGAGTCACCCAAAGAGTTCATACAAAACagtaattcaaaatatattaaaatcatACATTGTGCTTacctctccaggtgtcctccTGTCAGGGAGCATTAGAGTGTTCGCATGGCTGCCCGGGACTATAGTAGATCCTACACTCATTCTGGGTCCCACTAACATGTAGCGTTTTTCTCCAGATCTGTACTGGATGCTGTGACACAGTGTCCCGTCATAATTAGTCTCTTGTAGGTATTTAGAAGTATACTCTGTGGATTTAGAGCACTGCATTGCAATCAGCACGATgatactgatgagaaaaagtgttgagactgagcccaaagttatcatcaggtaaaaagtcacattactgtcctcatcatcctttgttgcacttttaacatcagaagcagcaaaagccTCTTTGGGCTCCACAACTTTGACCATCACAGTAGCTGTTGCTGACAGTGAGACGTTCCCATTGTCTTTCACCAGTATGACCAGTTTATGCTCagcctcgtctgtctctgtgaatgagcGAAGTGTTCTGATCCGTCCTGTATAGCGGTCCAAACCAAAGAGACTGTGGTCAGtaacttcctgcagtgaaaacagtaaccAGCCGTTATATCCTATATCAGCGTCATAGGCTCTGACTTTAGTCACCAGGTGTCCTGCGTTCACATTGCGGGGAatctcctccacaccttcagcagaaccgttagagctgactggatacaggatgactggagcgttgtcgttctgATCCAGAATGAACACGTTCACTGTGACGTTGCTGCTCAGTGACGGAGTTCCTGAATCTGAGGCAACAACTTGGAACTGGAACGTTTTCagagtttcaaagtcaaaacttttTAGCGCTGTGATGTGTCCATTGTCGGAGTTTATATTTAGGAAAGTCATTATGTCATTTTGAATTCCTTCTCTGACAATATGATACGAAATAGCTGCATTGTCATTGGTATCATTGTCCGTTGCACTTACAGAGAATATTGAATTTCCAGCAATGTTGTTTTCTACAAGGTAAAATTGTAAAGGATTTTGAGAGAATTGTGGTCTATTGTCGTTTACATCTGATATATGAATGTTGAGGGTTTTGAAAGTAGACAAGGGAGGTTCACCACAATCGGtggcttttattgttatttcataaTATGACACCTTCTCTCGATCCAAGAAATCCTTAGTAACTactgaataaatgttttccttatAAGAAGGTTTTAATTCAAAAGGCACGTCAGACGTTACGCTTGAGATAATTTTTCCATTCACACCGGAGTCTTTATCCCTTACACTAATAAGTGAAATAACGGTGCCAGGTTTTAAATCTTCAGACACTGTATTTGACAGTGATGTGACTTCTATTTCCGGTGGATTATCGTTAACGTCTTTTATCTTTATAATGACTCTACACTCACCTGTCAGTGGAGGCGTTCCTTTATCGGATGCCTCAACATCGAGTTTATAGACCTCGTTTTCTTCATAGTCGACTACTCCTTTAACTATAATCTCCCCAGTTAATTTGTTCaattcaaaaatgtcatatacttttttctttagAGTTTTTCCAAGGCTGTATTCAATTTCCCCATTAGCGCCCTCATCGGGATCCGTTGCATTCATTCTGAATACTGAAGTACCGATTGGAACGTTTTCTTGTAATGCAATTTGATATGTCTCCTGACTAAACATCGGACGGTTATCATTACTGTCAAGAACAATAATGGAAATATTTAGTGTCCCTGATTTTGGAGGTTTACCTCCATCAACTGCTGTTACAAGAAGcgtgtgtttgttcttttgttctCTGTCTAAAGATTTCTTTAGCACTAAAAATGGTATTTTGTCCTCATCACTTTGGCGGATGTCTACTTCAAAGTGATCGTTTAACGTCAAAGTGTATGTGCGAATAGAGTTAATGCCAGCGTCGGGGTCACGAGCAGTGTGCAGCTGGAATCGCCTGCCGGGTAATGTTTGTTCAAATATCTGAAATATCTGTTCTGTTTCGGGAAAATTAGGGGAGTGATCATTTACATCAGTAATTTCTACAACTAAGTAGTGTATTTCCAGAGGATTTTCGACTATTACCTTAAGCTCCATTAGACATGCACCACTACCGTGACAGAGCTCCTCTCTGTCGATCTTCTTATGCACATACAGAGCCCCATTGTTCTGGTTTACCTCAAAAAACGCATCCTTGGATTCAGAAACCACACGGAACCGTCGGCCAATCAAAGAGGTGACGTCAAGGCCAAGATCCTTCGCAACATTTCCCACAACAGTTCCATCTTGTACCTCCTCTGGAATAGAGTATCTTATTTCTGCCAAAGCCCGTATTCCGACAGACAGCAGGAGAGCCAAATAAAAAGCAAACCAGGAGCGGACGCTTCTTTGAGTTTGTCGTTCGAACCCCATCGTAATCAATCCccacaaatagaaaaaaaacccgTTACGGCAAGACAATTCTACATCAAACTCATCGTGTGTTGCATATTAACAAATATCACAACGCAATTCCGTCCAGTAAGGAGCTCGATTCAGTGCTTTCTCTGCGCTTTTCAACGGGCAAACAAAAGCTTCAAGAGGGGAGGGACGGAGCTTCCTATGGTTTCCCAATGTAATACTGACACCCAGAGGTCGATTACAAagttcaacattaaaaaaaatgatctacCTAATGTAGCTCTTACGATTGCAGCATCTACACACCTGATCAAGGAGTTCActctctgtggcaaacaaacgcACAGCAGAATGTCTTTTACGGGTATTAGTTGAGGTTTTTGAAAAAACTTCACTTAATGGGTTCCAAAAAGTAATCATTTTTGttacctttatttaatgtaGCTTTGTTCAGCTCTATGCTCtgtatgaacaaaaaaaacagcaccatGGATAGAGATCGGAACCAGGTTGTTCGCCTTTATTGCTTAAGGTAAGTAGTCCAGTGTCATCCTCAGTATTCATATTTGTCATATCAACTGAAACATAGGCAACTTCAAACTATCCTGTtagaggttttttgttttttttagaaattagATGCATGTTTACAGAAATATCACGGACACACGTCCCAAATATAGTTTGCAATTATtgcgtgttttttttctttgggagAAGAAAAGCCAAATAATGTCTGTACATTGGAAATCGGTCATAATAGTATGCTGGTCTTGAAGACGTaaaatcaacctttttttcatatttttattgtttggtGTTTAGAAGGTTACACCGTCTACAAACAAGTGGCAAGAGAAGTATGAACACGACtatgtgcagctttaaagtaaagaaaatgaattaaacgtTTTGCTGCTCTGACGTACTAACCTACATATCTTCATTTGGAAACACACCTATATTCGGCACTTGCGAATAAAGTAAGATTAACCGGTTATAATCTAAATAATATGCATCACATTTGATTAAGAGTCTGGCATGGCCGCCTTTGTGTTGTGCTGCTTGGTTGTGACCCTGTACAAGGGTCTTTCGAAAGgtggtagaaaaaaagaaagaaaatatgctGTTGATCACGAAGCAATGACGGATGGaatgcatgaaaacatttatgttatattgtttttaatgtcttacctctccaggtgtcctccTGTCAGGGAGCATGAGAGTGTTCGCATGGCTGCCCGGGACGATAGTAGATCCTACACTCATTCTGGGTCCCACTAACATGTAGCGTTTTTCTCCAGATCTGTACTGGATGCTGTGACACAGTGTCCCGTCATAATTAGTCTCTTGTAGGTATTTAGAAGTATACTCTGTGGATTTAGAGCACTGCATTGCAATCAGCACGATgatactgatgagaaaaagtgttgagactgagcccaaagttatcatcaggtaaaaagtcacattactgtcctcatcatcctttgtggcacttttaacatcagaagcagcaaaagcctctttgggctccacaactttgaccatcacagtagctgttgctgagagtgagacgttcccattgtctttcaccagtatgaccagtttatgctcagcctcgtctgtctctgtgaatgagcGAAGTGTTCTGATCCGTCCTGTATAGCGGTCCAAACCAAAGAGACTGTGGTCAGtaacttcctgcagtgaaaacagtaaccAGCCGTTATATCCTATATCAGCGTCATAGGCTCTGACTTTAGTCACCAGGTGTCCTGCGTTCACATTGCGGGGAatctcctccacaccttcagcagaaccgttagagctgactggatacaggatgactggagcgttgtcgttctgatccagaatgaacacgttcactgtgacgttgctgctcagtgacggagttccagaatctgaggcaacaacttggaactggaacgttttcagagtttcaaagtcaaaacttttAAGTGCTGTGATGTGTCCATTGTCTGGATTAATATTAAGAAAAGACAGAGTGTCAATTTGATTCCCTCCTCTAACAATGTCGTATGAAATGACGGCATTGTCCTTTTCATCTTTGTCCGTTGCGCTTACAGAGAATATTGACTTTCCAGCGACGTTATTTTCTATTAGGTAAAACTGTAATGGATTTTGGTCGTAATATGGACTGTTGTCATTTACGTCTAATATCTGAATGCGGAGTGTTTTAACAGTAGATAGTGGAGGTTCACCACAATCGGtggcttttattgttatttcataaTATGACACCTCCTCTCGATCCAGAAATCCCTTAGTAACTACTGAATATATGTTTTCCTTATAAGAAGGTTTTAACTCAAAAGGCACACCGGCGCTTATGCTTGATATTATTTTACCATTCACACCGGAGTCTTTATCCGTCACACTTATGAGTGAAACAACTGTGCCAGGTTTTGAATCTTCAGACACTGTATTTGACAGTGATGTTATTTCTATTTCCGGTGGATTGTCGTTAACGTCTTTTATCTTTATAATGACTCTACACTCACCTGTCAGTGGAGGCGTTCCTTTATCGGATGCCTCAACATCCAATTTATAAATATCGAATTCCTCATAGTCCACTTGTCCTTTAATTCTTATTTCCCCAGTTAATTTGTTCaattcaaaaatgtcatatacttttttctttagAGTTTTTCCAAGGCTGTATTCAATTTCCCCAT contains the following coding sequences:
- the LOC129115702 gene encoding protocadherin alpha-8-like, which encodes MGFERQTQRSVRSWFAFYLALLLSVGIRALAEIRYSIPEEVQDGTVVGNVAKDLGLDVTSLIGRRFRVVSESKDAFFEVNQNNGALYVHKKIDREELCHGSGACLMELKVIVENPLEIHYLVVEITDVNDHSPNFPETEQIFQIFEQTLPGRRFQLHTARDPDAGINSIRTYTLTLNDHFEVDIRQSDEDKIPFLVLKKSLDREQKNKHTLLVTAVDGGKPPKSGTLNISIIVLDSNDNRPMFSQETYQIALQENVPIGTSVFRMNATDPDEGANGEIEYSLGKTLKKKVYDIFELNKLTGEIIVKGVVDYEENEVYKLDVEASDKGTPPLTGECRVIIKIKDVNDNPPEIEVTSLSNTVSEDLKPGTVISLISVRDKDSGVNGKIISSVTSDVPFELKPSYKENIYSVVTKDFLDREKVSYYEITIKATDCGEPPLSTFKTLNIHISDVNDNRPQFSQNPLQFYLVENNIAGNSIFSVSATDNDTNDNAAISYHIVREGIQNDIMTFLNINSDNGHITALKSFDFETLKTFQFQVVASDSGTPSLSSNVTVNVFILDQNDNAPVILYPVSSNGSAEGVEEIPRNVNAGHLVTKVRAYDADIGYNGWLLFSLQEVTDHSLFGLDRYTGRIRTLRSFTETDEAEHKLVILVKDNGNVSLSATATVMVKVVEPKEAFAASDVKSATKDDEDSNVTFYLMITLGSVSTLFLISIIVLIAMQCSKSTEYTSKYLQETNYDGTLCHSIQYRSGEKRYMLVGPRMSVGSTIVPGSHANTLMLPDRRTPGEYLD
- the LOC129115701 gene encoding protocadherin alpha-8-like → MTSWSGPLLFSLLFGFGELISAQIKYSTPEEVKLGAVIGNVAKDLGLDVSTLTNRRFRIVSGPQDALFEVNPNNGALYVHKNLDREKLCDGNDDCLIDLKIVVENPLEIHYVTVEITDVNDHAPTFVEKEKVLEITETTLPGARFQLPGARDPDVGINSVQRYKLSQNDNFNLEIRERGEDKIPFLVLQRPLDREQKTNHCLILTAMDGGTPLKSANLNLTVKVLDINDNRPTFSKEVYSVILQENVALETIVIKVQATDLDEGANGDVEYAFGGDINSKVLELFTLDRHTGEIRVKGQIDYETADVFKLDVQAYDRGQPPTTTDCRVIIKIQDVNDNKPEIEVTSISSMVPEDSKHGTVISLISVTDLDSGLNGKVMCSLTGNVPFELKPSFKENMYSLVTKETLDRETVSHYDISIIAIDYGEPPLSTFKTLTIQVSDVNDNTPEFPHSPLELYLTENNAPGASIFSVSAIDKDLNDNAAVSYSIIRGKGGHNDMASFLNIHSENGKISALKSFDFETLKTFQFQVVASDSGTPSLSSNVTVNVFILDQNDNAPVILYPVSSNGSAEGVEEIPRNVNAGHLVTKVRAYDADIGYNGWLLFSLQEVTDHSLFGLDRYTGRIRTLRSFTETDEAEHKLVILVKDNGNVSLSATATVMVKVVEPKEAFAASDVKSATKDDEDSNVTFYLMITLGSVSTLFLISIIVLIAMQCSKSTEYTSKYLQETNYDGTLCHSIQYRSGEKRYMLVGPRMSIGSTIVPGSHANTLMLPDRRTPGEVRH
- the LOC129115712 gene encoding protocadherin alpha-8-like; this encodes MGTDKQNRTREYFLFAFNILILLFNGKQAFAQIRYSIPEEVKAGTNVGNVAKDLGIEVTSLIDRRFRVVSGSKETYFEVNQNNGALYVHKKIDREELCHDGGACLMELKILVENPLEMHYVVVEITDVNDHSPNFTEKEQTFEIFEQTLPGRRFQLHTARDPDNGINSIRTYTLTLNDHFEVDIRQSDEDKIPFLVLKKSLDREQKNKHLLFVTAVDGGKPPRSGTLNVSIIVLDSNDNRPMFSQETYQIALQENVPIGTSVFRMNATDPDEGANGEIEYSLGKTLKKKVYDIFELNKLTGEIRIKGQVDYEEFDIYKLDVEASDKGTPPLTGECRVIIKIKDVNDNPPEIEITSLSNTVSEDSKPGTVVSLISVTDKDSGVNGKIISSISAGVPFELKPSYKENIYSVVTKGFLDREEVSYYEITIKATDCGEPPLSTVKTLRIQILDVNDNSPYYDQNPLQFYLIENNVAGKSIFSVSATDKDEKDNAVISYDIVRGGNQIDTLSFLNINPDNGHITALKSFDFETLKTFQFQVVASDSGTPSLSSNVTVNVFILDQNDNAPVILYPVSSNGSAEGVEEIPRNVNAGHLVTKVRAYDADIGYNGWLLFSLQEVTDHSLFGLDRYTGRIRTLRSFTETDEAEHKLVILVKDNGNVSLSATATVMVKVVEPKEAFAASDVKSATKDDEDSNVTFYLMITLGSVSTLFLISIIVLIAMQCSKSTEYTSKYLQETNYDGTLCHSIQYRSGEKRYMLVGPRMSVGSTIVPGSHANTLMLPDRRTPGEVRH